GATCGCACCCCAGTTGTTGCCCGACCCGCCCACGATCACCATCACCCAGATCAGGAAGGTGAAGCGCAGGGGCTGGTATGAGGAGGGAATCAGCTGGCTTTCCATCGTCACCAGCATTGCGCCCGCGACGCCACATATGGCCGAGCCCATGACGAAGATCTGCAAATGCCGCTTCTTGACGTCCTTGCCCATGGCCTCGGCGGCGGTTTCGTTGTCGCGGATCGCCCGCATCATCCGCCCCCAGGGGGAGCGCAGCGCCATCTCCAGCAGCCACAAAAGCGCCAGCAGCACCGCAGCGAAAAGCCCCGCATACGCGAGCTTGACCACGATCGACGAGGCCACCACCGGGTCGTAGCCCCAGCTCGTCATGCGGGCCACGAAGTCGGGGTCGTTCTGCAGGTCGATCTCGTAGGGGACGGGCCGCGGGATCGAGACCACGTTCTTCACGCCGCGGCTGAGCCAATCCTCGTTCTTCATTACCGCGATGACGATTTCCGCGATCCCCAGGGTCGCAATCGCCAGATAGTCGGACCGCAGCCCGAGCGCGGCCTTGCCCACCACCCAGGCCGCGGCGCCCGCGAGCGCCCCACCGATGGGCCAGGCCAGCAACACCGGCAGGCCCAGCCCGCCAAGATACCCCGTGCCCGCCGGGTTCACCGCCTCGATCGCTGCCACGGCCGGGTCGAACAGCGCGCGATAGCTGAAGAACCCCGCCAGCAACACGACGATCAGCGCCAGAGTGCGCATCCGCCCCGGTGCCATCCGCTGATAGAGCAGAATGGACCCCGCAAGTACGATCAGCCCCCAGAACAGCGCCAAGACCACGCGCAGCCCGCCTGCGGACCATGCCTCGCCCACAGGCGGCATCGAGACCAGCACAACCGCCAGCCCGCCGAGTGCGGCGAACCCCATGATCCCTACATTGAACAGGCCCGCATAGCCCCACTGCATGTTCACACCCAGCGCCATGACCGCCGAGATCAGCCCGTAATTCAGGATCGTGAGCGCCACGTTCCAGCTCTGGATCACGCCGGTGGCCACGATCAGCAGGGCGACAATGCCGAACAGGCCCAGATTGCGCAGATTGACCGTCATACGGATTTCCCCTTGAACAGCCCCGTGGGTTTGAACAGCAGCACAATGATCAGGATGGCGAAACTGACCGCGAACTTGTAATCCGTGGACAGCAACTGCACGAGCCCGTCCGGCTCCAGCGCCTCGGGCAGCAGGTATTCCAGCACCTTCTTGAACGCGTAGGTGATCGTGACTTCCGAGAAGGCGATCACGAACCCGCCCGCGATGGCGCCCAGCGGACTCCCCAGCCCCCCGACGATGGCGGCGGCGAAAATCGGCAGCAACAGTTGGAAATAGGTGAAGGGTTTGAACGACTTGTCGAGCCCGTAAAGCGTGCCCGCCACCGTGGCCAGCGCCGCCACGATCAACCAGGTCACCATCACCACCCGTTCGGGGTTGATGCCGGACAGCAGCGCCAGATCCTCGTTGTCGGAAAACGCCCGCATCGATTTGCCCGTGCGCGTCCGGTTCAGAAACCAGAAGAGCAGCGCCACCACAATGACCGCCGTCACCACCGTCAGGCCCTGGGTCGTGCGCAGGGCCAGCCCCTCGTCGAGGCCCGTCAGGTTGCGGAACTCCCGCGCCGAGATGATGAACCGCTCGCCATCGGCAAAGCGCTGGTCGTCCGGGCCGATGATGAAGCGCACAAGGGCGTTGGTGACGAACATCACGCCGAGCGAGGCGATCACGAAGATCACCGGTACGGCCTTCTGCTGGCGGTAGAATTTGTATACCAACCGGTCGGTCCCCACCAGCAGCGCGCCCGTCACCAGGATGCCGAAGGGCAGGGCGAGCAGAGCCGTGGGCAGGGGCCCGAGGCTGATCCCAATGGACTGGAAAGCCCAGGTGAACAGGATCGTCGCCATGGTCCCGAAGGCCATCGTGTCGCCATGGGCGAAGTTGGAAAACCGCAGGATCCCGTAGATCAGCGTGACACCGAGCGCGCCGAGCGCCAGTTGGCTCCCATAGGCGGTGGCGGGGACGACAACGAAGTTGAGGAAAGCCACGAGGGCGTTGAGGAAGTCCATCACAAGGCCTCGCAGGTACCGGTATAACTCACCATTGTCGGCCCCTCGGCCACATGCACCGAAAGCCGCGCCTCGACCCCGATCAGGGTCAGCATCATCCGCAGACTCTCGCCGTCAAAGAACATGGTCCGCTCGTTCGGCCCGGCCTTGAGCACGAACCCCGGATAGGTGCCCGCATCGGTTTCCGCCACGAGCCGCCCGGTGATGAATTGCGTGCCGGTGGGCAGGCTGATCTGCACGTCAAAGCCGCTTTCGGTGCAGGTCTCGGTTTCCAGGCACTCGGTGTCGAATCGACAGACCGTGTTGGCGGCGGCGAGGCTCGGCAGAAAAGCCAGCAATGCCAGATAGATGAACCGCATGCCTCAGCCCCCCAGGAACGATTTGCGCACATCCGGATCGGCCAGCAGCGCTTGTCCGGTGTCGGTGTAGCGGTTGCGCCCCTGCACGAGGACATAGCCCTTGTCGGCGATCTCCAGCGCCTGGCGCGCGTTCTGCTCGACCATCAGGATGGAGATGCCTGTGCGCGCCACCTCGATGATCCGGTCGAAAAGCTCGTCCATCACGATGGGGCTGACCCCGGCGGTCGGCTCGTCCAGCATCAGGACCTGCGGCCGGGTCATCAGCGCGCGGCCCACGGCGACCTGCTGGCGCTGCCCGCCCGACAGCTCGCCCGCCGCCTGCCTGCGCTTTTCGCGCAGGATCGGGAACAGCTCGTAAACCTGCTCCATCGTTTCCGAAATGTCGTCCCGGCGCAGGAAGGCGCCCATCTCGAGGTTCTCCTCCACGGTCATGGTGGTGAAGATGTTGTTCACCTGCGGCACGAAGGCCATGCCCTTGGCCACGCGCGCCTGGGGGCTGAGGCCGGTGATGTCCTCGCCATCGAGCCGTACGGATCCGGTATGTATGTTCAGCATCCCGAACACAGCCTTCATCGCCGTGGATTTGCCCGCGCCGTTCGGTCCGACGATCACCGCGATCTCGCCGCGGTCCACCGCGAGGGTGCAGTCATGCAGGATATCCGCGCCGCTGCCATAGCCGCCGGTCATCCCGTCGCCGATCAGGAAGGGCTCGCCCGGATGGGCAGCGCTGCGTCCCTCGGGCGCTGTGCCGGGGGTCAGCGTGCCGCCGGGGCGCGGGTTGGTGATCGACGCGTCCTTGTTCCCGCGCGCCTCCTGGTAAGGGTTCTGCGCGCTCATGCCGGCGTCTTTTCCTTGTTCTTCAGGCCCGTACCGAGATAGGCCTCGATCACCTGCTCGTTGGCCTTGATCTCGTCGATGGTGCCCTCGGCCAGCTTCTTGCCCTCGGCCATGACGATCACCGGATCACACAGCTTGCCGATGAAATCCATGTCATGCTCGATCACGCAGAAGGTATAGCCACGCTCCTGGTTCAGCCGCAGGATCGCATCGGCGATGGTGCCCAGAAGGGTACGGTTCACCCCCGCGCCGACCTCGTCGAGAAACACGATCTTGGCGTCCACCATCATCGTGCGCCCCAGCTCCAGCAGCTTCTTCTGCCCGCCGGACAGGTTCCCGGCCCGCTCGTCGCGCAGATGATCTATGGTCAGGAATTCAAGCACTTCGTCGGCCTTCTTTCCCAAGGCCGCTTCCTCGCGCGCGATCTGGCCGCGCTTGAACCACGCGTTCCACATGGTCTCGCCCGATTGCGCGCCGGGCACCATCATCAGGTTCTCCCGCACGGTCATCGAGCCGAACTCATGGGCGATCTGAAAGGTCCGCAGCAGCCCCTTGTGAAACAGATCATGGGGCGGCAGGCCGGTGATGTCCTCGCCCAGCATGGTGACCTTGCCGGATGTCGGTTGAAGATTGCCCGCGATCACATTGAACAACGTGGTCTTTCCGGCGCCGTTGGGTCCCACGAGCCCGGTGATCGAGCCCTCCGCAATCTCCAGCGTGGCGCCGTCCACGGCTCGAAAGCCGCCGAAATGCTTGTGCAGGTTTTCGACCTTTATCATGGGCGCCCTCATGGAAAACAGCCCGGGGATGCCCGGGCTGCTCTGGTAATGTCAACCGCTCAGCGGAACCGGACAGTCGTGACCTTGCCGTCCTTCATTTCCATCTCGCGGTAATTGCCCGCGGATTCGCCGCCCCCGATCAGCTCCACCGCCGAGGCGCCGACATAGTCGATCTCGCCCCCTTCGGCGAGGATCTTGAGGCCTTTTGCCAGCTCACCCGGCAAAATCTCTTCGCCCGGCGCGTTGGCCACGTCCATCACGTGATCCTTGTAGTCGCCCGGCTCGGCGGAGCCTGCCGCTTGCATCGCCAGCATGATCAGAGCCGCGGCATCGTAGCTTTCGGCCGAGAAGGGCGAGGTCGAATCGTATGCATCGCCCACCATCTCCGCATAGATCCGCTTGCCGTCGCTGTCGGTGCCCGGGTTCTGCCCGAAGGATCCGTCGATGTCGGACCCGAAGTTTTCCTCCAGCGCGACGGAGACCATGCCATCCGGCAGCACGAAGGTGTCGAACGCACCGGTGTCGAGCGCGGCCTGGATGATGCCCGACCCGCCCTGGTCCACGTAGCCCGCCACGACCAGCACCTCGCCGCCCGCAGAGGCCAGCGCGCCGACCTCGGCGGAATAATCCGCCTTGCCGTCCTCATGGGCCGCCACGAGAGTCACGGTGCCGCCCGCCTCCTCGAAGGCCGCGGCGAAGCTGTCCGCGAGCCCCTTGCCGTAGTCGTTGTTGGTGTAGGTAACCGCCACTTCCTTGAAGCCGCGATCCATGATGATCTCGGTCATCACCACACCCTGACGCGCATCCGAGGGTGCCGTGCGGAAGAACAGGCCGTTGTCTTCGACCGTCGACAGGGCCGGCGAGGTGGCCGAGGGCGAGATCATCACAACTCCGTTCGGCATCGCCACGTTGGACAGGATCGCGCCCGTCGCCCCGGAGCACATCGCCCCCATTATGCCCTTCACCCCGTCGGAGGTGATCAGCCGCTCGGCGGCAGAGGTCGCCGCACCGGCATCGATGCAGGTGCTGTCGGCCCGGACCGGCGTGACCGTGGATCCACCAAGCAGCAATCCGCTGTCGGAGACTTCCTTCATCGCCATCTCGGCCCCCATCGCCATGGGCGGCGCCAGCGATTCCAGCGGCCCGGTGAAGCCCAC
The Dinoroseobacter shibae DFL 12 = DSM 16493 genome window above contains:
- a CDS encoding branched-chain amino acid ABC transporter permease, with amino-acid sequence MTVNLRNLGLFGIVALLIVATGVIQSWNVALTILNYGLISAVMALGVNMQWGYAGLFNVGIMGFAALGGLAVVLVSMPPVGEAWSAGGLRVVLALFWGLIVLAGSILLYQRMAPGRMRTLALIVVLLAGFFSYRALFDPAVAAIEAVNPAGTGYLGGLGLPVLLAWPIGGALAGAAAWVVGKAALGLRSDYLAIATLGIAEIVIAVMKNEDWLSRGVKNVVSIPRPVPYEIDLQNDPDFVARMTSWGYDPVVASSIVVKLAYAGLFAAVLLALLWLLEMALRSPWGRMMRAIRDNETAAEAMGKDVKKRHLQIFVMGSAICGVAGAMLVTMESQLIPSSYQPLRFTFLIWVMVIVGGSGNNWGAILGGFLIWFLWIQVEPMGQQLMALITAGMEDGSALKEHLIESAAHMRLLTMGIVLLLVLRFSPRGLIPEK
- a CDS encoding branched-chain amino acid ABC transporter permease, which codes for MDFLNALVAFLNFVVVPATAYGSQLALGALGVTLIYGILRFSNFAHGDTMAFGTMATILFTWAFQSIGISLGPLPTALLALPFGILVTGALLVGTDRLVYKFYRQQKAVPVIFVIASLGVMFVTNALVRFIIGPDDQRFADGERFIISAREFRNLTGLDEGLALRTTQGLTVVTAVIVVALLFWFLNRTRTGKSMRAFSDNEDLALLSGINPERVVMVTWLIVAALATVAGTLYGLDKSFKPFTYFQLLLPIFAAAIVGGLGSPLGAIAGGFVIAFSEVTITYAFKKVLEYLLPEALEPDGLVQLLSTDYKFAVSFAILIIVLLFKPTGLFKGKSV
- a CDS encoding ABC transporter ATP-binding protein, which encodes MSAQNPYQEARGNKDASITNPRPGGTLTPGTAPEGRSAAHPGEPFLIGDGMTGGYGSGADILHDCTLAVDRGEIAVIVGPNGAGKSTAMKAVFGMLNIHTGSVRLDGEDITGLSPQARVAKGMAFVPQVNNIFTTMTVEENLEMGAFLRRDDISETMEQVYELFPILREKRRQAAGELSGGQRQQVAVGRALMTRPQVLMLDEPTAGVSPIVMDELFDRIIEVARTGISILMVEQNARQALEIADKGYVLVQGRNRYTDTGQALLADPDVRKSFLGG
- a CDS encoding ABC transporter ATP-binding protein, which gives rise to MIKVENLHKHFGGFRAVDGATLEIAEGSITGLVGPNGAGKTTLFNVIAGNLQPTSGKVTMLGEDITGLPPHDLFHKGLLRTFQIAHEFGSMTVRENLMMVPGAQSGETMWNAWFKRGQIAREEAALGKKADEVLEFLTIDHLRDERAGNLSGGQKKLLELGRTMMVDAKIVFLDEVGAGVNRTLLGTIADAILRLNQERGYTFCVIEHDMDFIGKLCDPVIVMAEGKKLAEGTIDEIKANEQVIEAYLGTGLKNKEKTPA
- a CDS encoding ABC transporter substrate-binding protein, with the protein product MKSLLLASVATVAMATFAAAQSNDIKIGISVGFTGPLESLAPPMAMGAEMAMKEVSDSGLLLGGSTVTPVRADSTCIDAGAATSAAERLITSDGVKGIMGAMCSGATGAILSNVAMPNGVVMISPSATSPALSTVEDNGLFFRTAPSDARQGVVMTEIIMDRGFKEVAVTYTNNDYGKGLADSFAAAFEEAGGTVTLVAAHEDGKADYSAEVGALASAGGEVLVVAGYVDQGGSGIIQAALDTGAFDTFVLPDGMVSVALEENFGSDIDGSFGQNPGTDSDGKRIYAEMVGDAYDSTSPFSAESYDAAALIMLAMQAAGSAEPGDYKDHVMDVANAPGEEILPGELAKGLKILAEGGEIDYVGASAVELIGGGESAGNYREMEMKDGKVTTVRFR